From Elephas maximus indicus isolate mEleMax1 chromosome 1, mEleMax1 primary haplotype, whole genome shotgun sequence, a single genomic window includes:
- the MTRF1L gene encoding peptide chain release factor 1-like, mitochondrial isoform X4, which translates to MLFTLEMFEMYQQYAAFKRWHFEPLEYLPSEIGGLRRASASIGGTEAYKHMKFEGGVHRVQRVPKTERQGRIHTSTMTVAILPQPTEINLVINPKDLRIDTKRATGAGGQHVNTTDSAVRIVHLPTGVVSECQQERSQLKNREMAMKKLRAKLYSMHLEAAASKRYNARKIQIGTKGRSEKIRTYNFPQNRVTDHRINKSLHDLEAFMQGEYLLDELVQSLKEYADYESLVEVISRKV; encoded by the exons ATGCTGTTTACTTTGGAAATGTTTGAGATGTATCAGCAATATGCTGCATTTAAAAGGTGGCATTTTGAACCTCTGGAATATTTGCCAAGTGAAATAG GTGGCCTGAGACGTGCATCTGCCAGCATTGGGGGTACAGAAGCCTATAAGCACATGAAATTTGAAGGAGGCGTGCACAGAGTACAGAGAGTGCCAAAGACAGAGAGGCAGGGCCGCATCCACACGAGCACCATGACTGTGGCGATTCTACCCCAGCCTACCGAG ATTAACCTGGTGATTAATCCTAAAGATCTGAGAATTGATACTAAGCGAGCCACTGGAGCTGGGGGCCAACATGTAAACACCACAGACAGCGCAGTCCGGATCGTTCACCTTCCGACAG GTGTTGTTTCTGAATGCCAACAAGAAAGATCTCAACTGAAAAATAGAGAGATGGCTATGAAAAAGTTACGTGCAAAACTGTACAGCATGCATCTAGAAGCAGCAGCAAGTAAAAGATACAATGCTAGGAAGATTCAG attggaACTAAAGGAAGGTCAGAGAAAATCAGGACATACAATTTTCCACAGAACCGGGTTACAGATCACAGAATAAACAAGTCCCTGCATGATCTTGAAGCTTTTATGCAAGGAGAGTATCTACTGGATGAACTGGTACAGTCACTGAAGGAATATGCTGATTATGAATCCTTAGTAGAAGTTATTTCCAGAAAGGTTTAA
- the MTRF1L gene encoding peptide chain release factor 1-like, mitochondrial isoform X5: protein MRVRLLWKATRCLWSRGAPVQARRSLSCGSRPLEELFACGGPLRTFLERHAKSEVHLQARGPELAVVAKRLSEKEQELWETEHLLHDENEDLRKLAENEITLCQKEITQLKHQKKQMKMT, encoded by the exons ATGCGGGTTCGGCTTTTGTGGAAGGCGACGCGGTGCCTCTGGTCCCGTGGAGCTCCGGTCCAGGCCCGCCGGTCCCTGAGCTGCGGAAGCCGACCGCTGGAGGAGCTGTTCGCCTGCGGCGGACCCCTGCGGACCTTCCTCGAGCGCCACGCAAAGTCTGAAGTCCATTTGCAGGCCAGGGGGCCCGAGCTGGCAGTGGTGGCCAAACGGCTGAGCGAGAAGGAGCAGGAGCTGTGGGAGACCGAGCACTTGCTGCACG ATGAGAATGAAGACTTAAGGAAACTTGCAGAGAATGAAATAACTTTGTGTCAAAAAGAAATAACTCAACTGAAACATCAG aagaaacagatgaaaatGACTTGA
- the MTRF1L gene encoding peptide chain release factor 1-like, mitochondrial isoform X2 yields MRVRLLWKATRCLWSRGAPVQARRSLSCGSRPLEELFACGGPLRTFLERHAKSEVHLQARGPELAVVAKRLSEKEQELWETEHLLHEETDENDLILEVTAGVGGQEAMLFTLEMFEMYQQYAAFKRWHFEPLEYLPSEIGGLRRASASIGGTEAYKHMKFEGGVHRVQRVPKTERQGRIHTSTMTVAILPQPTEINLVINPKDLRIDTKRATGAGGQHVNTTDSAVRIVHLPTGVVSECQQERSQLKNREMAMKKLRAKLYSMHLEAAASKRYNARKIQIGTKGRSEKIRTYNFPQNRVTDHRINKSLHDLEAFMQGEYLLDELVQSLKEYADYESLVEVISRKV; encoded by the exons ATGCGGGTTCGGCTTTTGTGGAAGGCGACGCGGTGCCTCTGGTCCCGTGGAGCTCCGGTCCAGGCCCGCCGGTCCCTGAGCTGCGGAAGCCGACCGCTGGAGGAGCTGTTCGCCTGCGGCGGACCCCTGCGGACCTTCCTCGAGCGCCACGCAAAGTCTGAAGTCCATTTGCAGGCCAGGGGGCCCGAGCTGGCAGTGGTGGCCAAACGGCTGAGCGAGAAGGAGCAGGAGCTGTGGGAGACCGAGCACTTGCTGCACG aagaaacagatgaaaatGACTTGATCCTGGAAGTGACCGCAGGAGTTGGGGGTCAGGAGGCGATGCTGTTTACTTTGGAAATGTTTGAGATGTATCAGCAATATGCTGCATTTAAAAGGTGGCATTTTGAACCTCTGGAATATTTGCCAAGTGAAATAG GTGGCCTGAGACGTGCATCTGCCAGCATTGGGGGTACAGAAGCCTATAAGCACATGAAATTTGAAGGAGGCGTGCACAGAGTACAGAGAGTGCCAAAGACAGAGAGGCAGGGCCGCATCCACACGAGCACCATGACTGTGGCGATTCTACCCCAGCCTACCGAG ATTAACCTGGTGATTAATCCTAAAGATCTGAGAATTGATACTAAGCGAGCCACTGGAGCTGGGGGCCAACATGTAAACACCACAGACAGCGCAGTCCGGATCGTTCACCTTCCGACAG GTGTTGTTTCTGAATGCCAACAAGAAAGATCTCAACTGAAAAATAGAGAGATGGCTATGAAAAAGTTACGTGCAAAACTGTACAGCATGCATCTAGAAGCAGCAGCAAGTAAAAGATACAATGCTAGGAAGATTCAG attggaACTAAAGGAAGGTCAGAGAAAATCAGGACATACAATTTTCCACAGAACCGGGTTACAGATCACAGAATAAACAAGTCCCTGCATGATCTTGAAGCTTTTATGCAAGGAGAGTATCTACTGGATGAACTGGTACAGTCACTGAAGGAATATGCTGATTATGAATCCTTAGTAGAAGTTATTTCCAGAAAGGTTTAA
- the MTRF1L gene encoding peptide chain release factor 1-like, mitochondrial isoform X1: MRVRLLWKATRCLWSRGAPVQARRSLSCGSRPLEELFACGGPLRTFLERHAKSEVHLQARGPELAVVAKRLSEKEQELWETEHLLHDENEDLRKLAENEITLCQKEITQLKHQIILLLVPSEETDENDLILEVTAGVGGQEAMLFTLEMFEMYQQYAAFKRWHFEPLEYLPSEIGGLRRASASIGGTEAYKHMKFEGGVHRVQRVPKTERQGRIHTSTMTVAILPQPTEINLVINPKDLRIDTKRATGAGGQHVNTTDSAVRIVHLPTGVVSECQQERSQLKNREMAMKKLRAKLYSMHLEAAASKRYNARKIQIGTKGRSEKIRTYNFPQNRVTDHRINKSLHDLEAFMQGEYLLDELVQSLKEYADYESLVEVISRKV; encoded by the exons ATGCGGGTTCGGCTTTTGTGGAAGGCGACGCGGTGCCTCTGGTCCCGTGGAGCTCCGGTCCAGGCCCGCCGGTCCCTGAGCTGCGGAAGCCGACCGCTGGAGGAGCTGTTCGCCTGCGGCGGACCCCTGCGGACCTTCCTCGAGCGCCACGCAAAGTCTGAAGTCCATTTGCAGGCCAGGGGGCCCGAGCTGGCAGTGGTGGCCAAACGGCTGAGCGAGAAGGAGCAGGAGCTGTGGGAGACCGAGCACTTGCTGCACG ATGAGAATGAAGACTTAAGGAAACTTGCAGAGAATGAAATAACTTTGTGTCAAAAAGAAATAACTCAACTGAAACATCAG ATTATCTTACTCTTGGTTCCCtcagaagaaacagatgaaaatGACTTGATCCTGGAAGTGACCGCAGGAGTTGGGGGTCAGGAGGCGATGCTGTTTACTTTGGAAATGTTTGAGATGTATCAGCAATATGCTGCATTTAAAAGGTGGCATTTTGAACCTCTGGAATATTTGCCAAGTGAAATAG GTGGCCTGAGACGTGCATCTGCCAGCATTGGGGGTACAGAAGCCTATAAGCACATGAAATTTGAAGGAGGCGTGCACAGAGTACAGAGAGTGCCAAAGACAGAGAGGCAGGGCCGCATCCACACGAGCACCATGACTGTGGCGATTCTACCCCAGCCTACCGAG ATTAACCTGGTGATTAATCCTAAAGATCTGAGAATTGATACTAAGCGAGCCACTGGAGCTGGGGGCCAACATGTAAACACCACAGACAGCGCAGTCCGGATCGTTCACCTTCCGACAG GTGTTGTTTCTGAATGCCAACAAGAAAGATCTCAACTGAAAAATAGAGAGATGGCTATGAAAAAGTTACGTGCAAAACTGTACAGCATGCATCTAGAAGCAGCAGCAAGTAAAAGATACAATGCTAGGAAGATTCAG attggaACTAAAGGAAGGTCAGAGAAAATCAGGACATACAATTTTCCACAGAACCGGGTTACAGATCACAGAATAAACAAGTCCCTGCATGATCTTGAAGCTTTTATGCAAGGAGAGTATCTACTGGATGAACTGGTACAGTCACTGAAGGAATATGCTGATTATGAATCCTTAGTAGAAGTTATTTCCAGAAAGGTTTAA
- the MTRF1L gene encoding peptide chain release factor 1-like, mitochondrial isoform X3, whose product MRVRLLWKATRCLWSRGAPVQARRSLSCGSRPLEELFACGGPLRTFLERHAKSEVHLQARGPELAVVAKRLSEKEQELWETEHLLHDENEDLRKLAENEITLCQKEITQLKHQIILLLVPSEETDENDLILEVTAGVGGQEAMLFTLEMFEMYQQYAAFKRWHFEPLEYLPSEIGGLRRASASIGGTEAYKHMKFEGGVHRVQRVPKTERQGRIHTSTMTVAILPQPTEINLVINPKDLRIDTKRATGAGGQHVNTTDSAVRIVHLPTGRRKRMRRKRSVP is encoded by the exons ATGCGGGTTCGGCTTTTGTGGAAGGCGACGCGGTGCCTCTGGTCCCGTGGAGCTCCGGTCCAGGCCCGCCGGTCCCTGAGCTGCGGAAGCCGACCGCTGGAGGAGCTGTTCGCCTGCGGCGGACCCCTGCGGACCTTCCTCGAGCGCCACGCAAAGTCTGAAGTCCATTTGCAGGCCAGGGGGCCCGAGCTGGCAGTGGTGGCCAAACGGCTGAGCGAGAAGGAGCAGGAGCTGTGGGAGACCGAGCACTTGCTGCACG ATGAGAATGAAGACTTAAGGAAACTTGCAGAGAATGAAATAACTTTGTGTCAAAAAGAAATAACTCAACTGAAACATCAG ATTATCTTACTCTTGGTTCCCtcagaagaaacagatgaaaatGACTTGATCCTGGAAGTGACCGCAGGAGTTGGGGGTCAGGAGGCGATGCTGTTTACTTTGGAAATGTTTGAGATGTATCAGCAATATGCTGCATTTAAAAGGTGGCATTTTGAACCTCTGGAATATTTGCCAAGTGAAATAG GTGGCCTGAGACGTGCATCTGCCAGCATTGGGGGTACAGAAGCCTATAAGCACATGAAATTTGAAGGAGGCGTGCACAGAGTACAGAGAGTGCCAAAGACAGAGAGGCAGGGCCGCATCCACACGAGCACCATGACTGTGGCGATTCTACCCCAGCCTACCGAG ATTAACCTGGTGATTAATCCTAAAGATCTGAGAATTGATACTAAGCGAGCCACTGGAGCTGGGGGCCAACATGTAAACACCACAGACAGCGCAGTCCGGATCGTTCACCTTCCGACAG gaagaagaaaaaggatgaGAAGGAAAAGGAGTGTTCCTtga